A single genomic interval of Deltaproteobacteria bacterium harbors:
- a CDS encoding type II toxin-antitoxin system RelE/ParE family toxin: MVFELHLTKVIQKDFDRIPQICFEKISKEILKLKQNPFPEKKRIKRIKGTKLPLYHLRVDTPNDSYRIFYFVERPNVILLLRAVSKKTADRVIRSILN; the protein is encoded by the coding sequence ATGGTCTTTGAACTTCATCTGACTAAAGTTATTCAGAAAGATTTCGATCGCATCCCTCAAATTTGCTTTGAGAAGATTTCCAAAGAAATTTTGAAACTAAAACAGAACCCTTTCCCTGAAAAGAAACGCATTAAGAGAATTAAAGGTACAAAGCTACCCCTCTACCATTTACGTGTAGACACACCCAACGATTCTTATCGCATTTTCTACTTTGTTGAGAGGCCCAACGTTATTCTATTATTACGTGCTGTTTCTAAAAAAACGGCCGATAGGGTTATTCGATCTATTTTAAATTAA
- a CDS encoding 7-cyano-7-deazaguanine synthase gives MTSTNSKIVVLASGGMDSCILIGCALKKSFQVWPVYIQKGLRWEKAEIYWLKRFLSALKSPRLKPLTILKQELKDLYPNHWMYRGKGVPNYTSADQQVEIPGRNLLMLAKATLFCRQKNIHGIWLGTLKGNPFPDASQKFFQLYEKLIAQGLQYKIKIKTPFFNKTKKEIVKLAHRLPLQLSFSCLNPKGLQPCGKCNKCAERDKINV, from the coding sequence ATGACCTCAACGAATTCCAAAATTGTCGTTTTAGCAAGTGGTGGGATGGATAGTTGTATCCTCATCGGTTGTGCGCTCAAAAAAAGTTTTCAAGTATGGCCGGTTTATATTCAAAAGGGTTTGCGTTGGGAGAAAGCTGAAATTTATTGGCTGAAAAGATTTTTAAGCGCCCTAAAATCTCCTCGTCTCAAACCTTTGACGATTTTGAAACAGGAATTGAAAGACCTTTATCCTAACCACTGGATGTATCGAGGCAAAGGGGTCCCCAATTATACTTCTGCCGATCAACAAGTCGAAATACCGGGAAGAAATCTACTCATGCTTGCTAAAGCGACCTTATTTTGTCGGCAAAAAAATATTCATGGAATTTGGTTGGGAACTTTAAAAGGGAATCCTTTCCCCGATGCCTCCCAAAAATTCTTTCAACTTTATGAAAAGCTCATTGCCCAAGGGCTGCAATATAAAATCAAAATTAAGACTCCTTTCTTCAACAAAACAAAAAAAGAAATAGTTAAATTAGCTCATAGGCTACCGCTTCAACTAAGTTTTTCGTGTCTCAATCCAAAGGGTTTACAACCCTGTGGAAAGTGTAATAAATGTGCGGAGAGAGATAAAATCAATGTTTGA
- a CDS encoding deoxyguanosinetriphosphate triphosphohydrolase, translating to MSHQGLRDREEFEAEELARLAAYACNSKHSLGRRYQEEEHPYRTCFQRDRDRIIHCKAFRRLEYKTQVFVNHEGDHYRTRLTHSLEVAQISRTIARTLRVNEDLSEAIALAHDLGHPPFGHSGEKAMNELMKDAGGFEHNRQSFRIVTHLEKRDPRYLGLNLTLEVLEGLSKHFTEYDLPGGHEFTRTHEPSIEAQIANFSDEIAYNNHDLDDGLRSNLISLEQLKEVELWQTTYNEVAAKRPGATLEILRIQTIRNIINQLVTDLVKTTLENLEQKKIKNLEDVYTQGKNLVAYSEPIKRQNTELKRFLFTKLYRHYRVERMAEKAERILRDLFLAFLKNPKIMPDDFDSGQAHDLPRHICDYIAGMTDRYALEEHQKLFNPESRV from the coding sequence ATGAGTCATCAGGGTTTGCGCGATCGAGAAGAATTTGAAGCTGAAGAATTAGCTCGCTTAGCCGCTTATGCGTGCAACAGTAAACATTCACTGGGCAGGCGTTATCAAGAAGAAGAGCATCCTTACCGCACCTGCTTCCAACGGGACCGCGATAGGATCATTCATTGCAAGGCCTTTCGTCGTTTGGAATACAAAACCCAAGTGTTTGTGAACCACGAAGGCGATCATTACCGTACGCGATTGACCCACAGCCTCGAAGTAGCGCAAATCTCACGCACGATTGCCCGTACTTTGCGGGTCAATGAAGATTTAAGCGAGGCCATTGCCCTGGCCCATGACCTGGGGCACCCGCCCTTTGGCCATTCGGGGGAAAAGGCCATGAACGAATTAATGAAAGATGCGGGTGGCTTTGAACACAACCGACAATCTTTCCGGATTGTCACCCATTTAGAAAAAAGAGACCCACGCTATTTAGGCCTTAACCTTACGTTGGAAGTTCTAGAAGGTTTATCCAAACATTTTACCGAATACGATTTGCCCGGTGGCCATGAATTTACGCGGACCCACGAGCCCTCCATTGAAGCGCAGATCGCCAATTTTAGTGATGAGATTGCCTATAACAATCATGATTTAGATGATGGCCTGCGGTCTAATTTAATTAGCTTAGAGCAATTAAAAGAGGTGGAGTTGTGGCAAACTACTTATAACGAAGTGGCGGCAAAAAGGCCCGGGGCAACGTTAGAAATTCTTCGTATTCAAACCATTCGCAACATCATTAATCAATTGGTGACCGATTTGGTGAAAACCACTTTGGAAAATCTTGAACAAAAGAAAATCAAAAATTTAGAAGATGTTTATACGCAAGGTAAAAATTTAGTGGCCTACAGCGAACCTATCAAACGACAAAACACCGAGTTGAAGCGATTTCTTTTTACTAAACTTTATCGTCATTATCGAGTCGAGCGTATGGCAGAAAAGGCCGAACGCATTTTGCGAGATTTGTTCTTGGCCTTTTTAAAAAATCCCAAAATCATGCCTGATGATTTTGACAGTGGGCAGGCTCACGACCTGCCTCGCCATATTTGCGATTACATCGCTGGCATGACCGATCGCTATGCGTTAGAAGAGCATCAAAAGCTGTTCAACCCCGAATCGCGCGTCTGA
- a CDS encoding radical SAM protein, which produces MEFSIEYCEKKLVLKNPQILEAEKAYLQAYLNKVNGYKVIGFHQGSPVFSLYQPPLATPVGQRSLDFRLSRRFQHLRVPATATLSITKACQCECEHCSAVFYNHAQQKELSCDELKKAIQQTCALGTTTIIFLGGEPTLHKNFIELVKSVPLEKASVIFFSNGERLNRELCCQLQEAGVLGCFISLDSTDPDTHDRFRQRKGLFAKALQGVQAMREAGLLVGISSHLSPTNLEQNHFENTLELAKLVGAHEVTFFDAIPSGRWLQDETCLLQPKDREKIAKLVREYRKKLDYPGISAQSTMTSVCGSAFCFAANTQFYLTAFGDMCPCDFTPLTIGRFPEQSIQELWQKMTSTSPYHQRAKACRMQDKTFREQYIHPIPKHGPFPYPLS; this is translated from the coding sequence ATGGAATTCTCGATCGAATATTGCGAGAAAAAACTGGTTTTGAAAAATCCCCAGATCCTTGAGGCTGAAAAAGCTTACCTTCAAGCCTATTTAAACAAGGTCAATGGTTATAAAGTCATTGGTTTTCATCAAGGCTCACCAGTTTTCTCTCTCTATCAACCCCCATTGGCCACCCCCGTAGGGCAACGCTCTTTAGACTTTCGTTTGTCACGACGGTTTCAGCATTTACGCGTTCCTGCTACGGCAACCCTATCCATCACCAAGGCCTGTCAATGTGAATGCGAACATTGCTCTGCTGTTTTTTACAATCATGCTCAACAAAAAGAACTCTCTTGCGATGAATTAAAAAAAGCGATTCAACAGACCTGCGCATTAGGAACCACTACAATTATTTTTTTAGGTGGCGAACCCACCTTGCATAAAAATTTTATTGAGTTGGTAAAAAGTGTCCCTCTAGAAAAAGCGTCGGTCATCTTTTTTTCGAATGGGGAACGACTCAATCGGGAACTCTGTTGCCAATTGCAAGAGGCAGGTGTGTTGGGCTGTTTTATTTCACTGGACAGCACCGACCCTGACACCCACGATCGCTTTCGGCAACGCAAAGGCCTTTTTGCCAAGGCCCTGCAGGGAGTTCAGGCCATGCGAGAGGCGGGATTGTTGGTGGGTATCTCAAGTCACCTAAGCCCCACGAATTTAGAACAAAATCATTTTGAAAACACGCTCGAACTAGCCAAACTTGTAGGTGCGCACGAAGTGACCTTTTTTGATGCCATCCCCAGTGGTCGCTGGTTGCAAGATGAAACTTGCCTTTTACAACCCAAAGATCGCGAAAAAATCGCGAAATTGGTCCGAGAATATCGAAAAAAATTAGACTACCCGGGGATTTCTGCCCAATCCACAATGACAAGCGTTTGCGGCAGTGCCTTTTGTTTCGCAGCCAACACCCAATTTTACCTGACCGCCTTTGGCGACATGTGCCCCTGCGATTTTACTCCCCTTACGATCGGTCGTTTCCCAGAACAAAGCATTCAAGAACTCTGGCAAAAAATGACTTCAACATCCCCGTATCACCAACGGGCCAAGGCCTGCCGCATGCAAGACAAAACGTTCCGTGAGCAATACATCCACCCCATCCCAAAACACGGGCCGTTTCCTTACCCGCTTAGTTGA
- a CDS encoding 7-carboxy-7-deazaguanine synthase QueE → MTLTAPLIEIYSTIQGEGPYVGQQMLFVRFLQCDLACAFCDTPSTFQKLEKYRVEYSPHSGDFTYFENPSTVAQLMSHLERFQNQTLSLTGGEPLLHHKFIQALLTQLAGRYRVLLESSGIHADRLATIIDQVDIVSMDFKLPSAAQTGTFWQEHLKFLQVAQKKEVYVKAIVTNDTQAEDILMATQLLKNLEKPIELILQPVSPGGRIKTPISLEHLLHLQKVATENYAHVRVIPQIHKILGVL, encoded by the coding sequence ATGACCCTCACCGCCCCACTCATCGAGATCTATTCAACGATTCAGGGCGAGGGACCCTATGTGGGGCAACAAATGCTTTTTGTCCGTTTTTTGCAGTGTGATCTGGCTTGTGCTTTTTGTGATACTCCTTCGACCTTTCAAAAATTAGAAAAATATCGAGTCGAATATTCCCCGCACAGTGGAGATTTTACTTATTTTGAAAACCCTAGCACCGTTGCCCAGCTCATGTCGCATCTCGAACGTTTCCAAAATCAAACCCTAAGCCTTACCGGAGGTGAACCCCTGCTCCATCACAAATTTATTCAAGCCCTTCTCACCCAATTAGCCGGGCGGTATCGTGTTTTATTAGAAAGCAGTGGCATTCATGCCGATCGGCTTGCTACAATCATCGACCAGGTAGATATTGTAAGCATGGATTTTAAATTGCCCAGCGCTGCTCAAACCGGGACATTTTGGCAAGAGCACTTAAAGTTTTTGCAAGTGGCCCAAAAAAAAGAGGTCTATGTGAAGGCAATAGTAACGAATGATACCCAAGCCGAAGATATTTTAATGGCGACTCAACTTTTAAAAAATCTCGAAAAGCCCATCGAACTTATCTTACAGCCCGTCAGCCCGGGGGGCAGAATCAAAACGCCTATTTCCCTTGAGCATTTGTTGCATTTACAAAAGGTAGCCACTGAAAATTACGCCCATGTACGCGTGATTCCACAAATTCATAAAATATTGGGGGTGTTATGA
- a CDS encoding 6-carboxytetrahydropterin synthase: MFEVIITKPFVAAHNLRLYDGSMEPLHGHNWKTEIRIMGEKLDGIEVLIDFLEVKKEAESIYKKIDYTYLNENALFKKINPSAEQVAKFIFGEMSKQLNRAGVRVARVTVWETDDCAASYYE; encoded by the coding sequence ATGTTTGAGGTCATTATCACCAAACCCTTTGTGGCGGCCCATAACTTGCGACTTTATGACGGCTCGATGGAGCCACTCCATGGTCATAATTGGAAAACCGAAATACGAATAATGGGCGAAAAACTCGATGGCATAGAAGTGCTTATTGATTTTCTCGAGGTGAAAAAAGAAGCTGAAAGTATTTATAAAAAAATCGATTATACTTACCTCAACGAAAATGCCCTTTTTAAAAAGATAAATCCCAGCGCTGAACAAGTGGCCAAGTTTATTTTTGGCGAAATGAGCAAACAGTTAAACCGTGCGGGGGTGCGGGTAGCCCGTGTTACCGTATGGGAAACCGACGATTGTGCGGCGAGTTATTATGAGTAA
- a CDS encoding (2Fe-2S) ferredoxin domain-containing protein, with amino-acid sequence MFEKHIFICINERSAKDPRGCCKSKGSEQIREWFKEEVNKRGLKGRVRANAAGCLDQCACGPTVVIYPEGVWYTVKTKADVARIMQEHIEGNQPVKDLFLTRLPGTFPLK; translated from the coding sequence ATGTTTGAAAAACACATCTTCATTTGTATTAACGAACGCAGTGCCAAAGATCCACGAGGTTGTTGTAAATCTAAAGGGTCAGAGCAAATCCGCGAATGGTTTAAAGAAGAGGTCAACAAGCGTGGCTTAAAAGGCAGAGTGCGCGCTAATGCGGCGGGCTGTTTAGATCAATGTGCTTGTGGGCCTACGGTGGTTATTTACCCCGAGGGTGTTTGGTATACGGTCAAAACCAAGGCCGATGTGGCAAGAATTATGCAAGAGCACATTGAGGGAAATCAGCCAGTCAAAGACTTATTTTTGACTAGATTACCTGGCACCTTTCCCTTAAAATGA
- a CDS encoding DUF366 family protein: MKTKFLDKTIQYNGAQLRSHFIYEQTGILGNCLIAFQGPCDVPLTAMVDQVDVRNCEPIYSESMLHFIGEFFGFDLATTVFAQRLLMVGIMENILKLKPKLSILRQGDDLYVGKQKLSVSIATVTPVSTVLHVGLNISSQNTPVPTIGLKDLKISTPILAKAVLKAWEQEFASVQEALVKVRAVP, encoded by the coding sequence ATGAAAACAAAATTTCTTGATAAAACAATCCAATACAACGGCGCACAATTACGTTCGCATTTTATTTATGAGCAAACCGGTATTTTAGGCAATTGCCTAATCGCCTTCCAGGGGCCTTGTGATGTGCCTTTGACAGCCATGGTCGATCAAGTCGACGTGCGTAATTGCGAACCCATTTATAGTGAAAGCATGTTGCATTTTATTGGCGAATTTTTTGGATTTGATCTTGCCACCACGGTATTTGCCCAACGCCTCTTAATGGTTGGTATCATGGAAAATATTTTAAAATTAAAACCCAAATTATCGATCTTACGCCAAGGCGATGACCTCTATGTGGGAAAGCAAAAACTATCGGTTTCGATTGCAACGGTAACGCCTGTTTCAACGGTGTTGCATGTAGGTCTTAATATTTCTAGTCAAAATACCCCCGTGCCCACAATAGGTTTAAAAGATTTAAAAATCTCTACCCCCATCTTAGCTAAGGCCGTGCTAAAGGCTTGGGAACAAGAGTTTGCCAGTGTTCAAGAGGCGCTGGTAAAAGTAAGGGCAGTGCCATGA
- the queC gene encoding 7-cyano-7-deazaguanine synthase QueC → MSNRSLILLSGGLDSTVAAYLYRQSAPIALALTFDYGQRAALREIQAAQKICNQLECEHKIIKMTLPEPRLAGALVNPELDLPALESSHLDSHEHIVKSARAVWVPNRNGIMINWAAFIAEAQGIGKIIVGFNIEEAATFPDNSRQFVEAINQSLYFSTANHVEVVSPTLGMSKTEIVQEGMKLGVPFRELWSCYEGGAKSCGNCESCLRYFRAMANNT, encoded by the coding sequence ATGAGTAATCGTTCCTTAATTTTACTTTCCGGTGGTCTTGATTCAACAGTGGCGGCCTACCTTTATCGTCAAAGTGCTCCCATTGCCTTGGCCCTCACCTTTGATTATGGGCAACGGGCCGCGCTGCGCGAAATTCAAGCCGCACAAAAGATTTGTAATCAACTGGAATGCGAACATAAAATTATAAAAATGACTTTACCCGAACCACGTTTAGCCGGCGCCTTAGTTAATCCCGAACTGGATTTGCCTGCTTTAGAATCATCTCATCTGGATAGCCACGAACATATCGTCAAATCAGCCCGTGCGGTGTGGGTACCTAATCGCAATGGCATCATGATTAATTGGGCAGCCTTTATTGCCGAGGCCCAAGGCATTGGTAAAATCATCGTGGGTTTTAATATTGAAGAAGCCGCTACCTTCCCTGACAATTCACGCCAATTTGTCGAAGCCATTAATCAAAGCCTCTATTTTTCAACCGCTAATCATGTCGAAGTGGTAAGCCCTACCTTGGGGATGAGTAAAACCGAGATTGTGCAAGAAGGCATGAAGCTTGGGGTACCGTTTCGGGAGCTGTGGAGTTGCTATGAGGGTGGGGCCAAGTCCTGCGGCAATTGTGAATCGTGCTTAAGATATTTTAGAGCGATGGCGAATAACACCTAA
- a CDS encoding thioredoxin family protein, which translates to MVLLNSKNISLGSPAPEFNLPNVLDGKTYNLLSFDDKKILVVMFICVHCPYVQAVEDRIIQLRKDYEDKSVQLVGICANDPTDYPDDKPTNLKKRALDKNYGFPYLVDATQAVARSYGAVCTPGRIDNNWKEPAKVTRQELREALDAMLLGKKPSPEQFPTMGCSIKWKKT; encoded by the coding sequence ATGGTCCTGCTTAATTCAAAAAACATTTCCCTAGGTAGCCCAGCCCCTGAATTTAATTTGCCCAACGTTCTAGATGGCAAAACTTATAATCTTTTAAGTTTTGATGATAAGAAAATTTTAGTGGTTATGTTTATTTGTGTGCATTGCCCCTATGTGCAAGCCGTCGAAGATCGCATCATTCAATTGCGTAAAGACTACGAAGACAAATCGGTTCAACTGGTGGGTATTTGTGCCAATGACCCCACCGATTACCCCGATGACAAACCCACCAACTTAAAAAAACGGGCCCTCGATAAAAATTATGGGTTTCCTTATTTGGTCGATGCAACGCAAGCGGTTGCCCGTAGCTATGGGGCGGTTTGTACCCCTGGCCGTATTGATAACAATTGGAAAGAACCTGCCAAAGTAACCCGTCAAGAACTACGCGAGGCCCTCGATGCCATGTTGTTAGGCAAAAAACCTTCCCCCGAACAATTCCCTACTATGGGTTGTTCTATTAAATGGAAGAAAACCTAA
- a CDS encoding ATP-binding protein yields MAGPRQVGKTTLAKQWGNASLNGYLYYNWDDEKTRRSFRKDSKFFESQAREKGGNCRIILDEIHKIPQWKTVLKGYFDTLGDQFSFFVTGSARLEILQRTGDSMLGRYHLLHLYPLHPFEAEKKETQVVSPATLNTHYEEILGTTPCSIETIKNLLVFSGFPEIFLKQSERSLTLWHREYLQRLIREDLRDLSRITDLLKLEHLIEILPHKVGSPLSLNSLREDLLCSHDTVKSMIHALEKLYIILLIPPYHKRIPYSLRKESKLYFLDWTLVPEEGARFENFVAIQLISFCHMINDGGWGNLDLFYVRDKQKKEVDFLITNNHKPVFLVEVKIKPSSHTKELEYFGGKLRPLAKFQVVAEPHIFKQIKKDLWVLSINRFFNLLWKVPGLV; encoded by the coding sequence TTGGCAGGCCCTAGACAAGTAGGGAAAACAACCCTAGCTAAACAGTGGGGAAACGCCTCTCTTAACGGTTATCTTTACTACAATTGGGATGACGAAAAAACTCGACGTTCTTTCAGAAAAGATTCAAAATTTTTTGAGTCACAAGCAAGGGAAAAGGGGGGAAATTGTCGTATTATTTTAGATGAAATTCATAAAATTCCTCAATGGAAAACTGTTTTAAAGGGTTACTTTGATACTTTGGGAGATCAGTTCTCTTTTTTCGTCACAGGAAGTGCTCGACTTGAAATACTACAAAGAACAGGGGATAGCATGTTGGGCCGCTATCATCTGCTTCACCTCTACCCACTTCACCCCTTTGAGGCCGAAAAAAAAGAAACTCAAGTAGTATCTCCTGCCACACTCAACACCCACTATGAAGAAATTTTGGGAACAACTCCCTGCAGCATTGAAACTATCAAAAATCTTCTTGTCTTTTCAGGGTTCCCAGAAATCTTTTTAAAACAATCAGAACGCTCTCTTACCCTGTGGCATCGGGAATACTTACAAAGACTTATTCGAGAAGATTTACGAGATTTGAGTCGTATCACAGACCTCCTAAAGCTAGAACACCTTATTGAAATTCTCCCCCATAAGGTTGGTTCTCCTCTTTCTCTAAATTCCCTGAGGGAAGATTTGCTCTGTTCTCATGATACCGTAAAATCAATGATTCATGCCCTAGAAAAACTCTACATCATTCTTCTAATCCCCCCTTATCATAAACGAATCCCCTATTCCTTACGTAAAGAAAGCAAATTATACTTTCTCGATTGGACTCTGGTGCCTGAAGAGGGAGCGCGATTTGAAAACTTTGTAGCGATTCAACTCATATCTTTTTGTCACATGATCAATGATGGAGGTTGGGGTAATCTTGATCTGTTTTATGTAAGAGACAAACAAAAGAAAGAGGTTGATTTTCTTATTACGAATAATCATAAACCCGTTTTTTTGGTTGAAGTAAAAATAAAACCTAGTTCGCATACCAAAGAACTTGAATATTTTGGTGGGAAACTTAGGCCTCTTGCAAAATTTCAGGTAGTTGCTGAACCCCATATATTTAAACAAATTAAAAAAGATCTTTGGGTTCTTTCCATCAATCGATTTTTTAACCTCTTGTGGAAAGTGCCGGGCTTGGTATGA
- a CDS encoding MBL fold metallo-hydrolase yields MIFEQLAVGPFQCNCSIIGCEKTKEAIIIDPGDEAETIIALVQKHGLKPKYLLHTHAHLDHVGATKLVKDQCRGEICLHRDDQFLYDNVAMQASLFFLPAPPITKVNQYVEDGDTLQFGKYKIEILHTPGHTPGSITFYLVAENKPLLFTGDTLFLGSIGRTDLWGGDYATILKSIKTKLFDFDAQTKVYPGHGPATTLGQEKNSNPFLINL; encoded by the coding sequence ATGATCTTCGAACAATTGGCGGTAGGGCCCTTTCAATGTAATTGCAGTATTATTGGCTGTGAAAAAACCAAAGAGGCGATCATTATTGACCCCGGTGATGAAGCAGAAACGATTATCGCCTTGGTTCAAAAGCACGGCCTTAAACCAAAATATTTACTCCACACCCACGCTCATCTTGATCACGTGGGCGCAACCAAGCTGGTTAAAGATCAATGCCGCGGGGAAATTTGCCTACACCGTGACGATCAATTTTTATACGACAATGTGGCCATGCAAGCCTCTTTATTTTTTCTTCCCGCCCCTCCCATCACCAAAGTTAATCAATATGTAGAAGACGGTGACACTTTACAATTTGGAAAATATAAAATTGAAATCTTGCATACCCCTGGCCATACTCCAGGTAGCATTACTTTTTATTTAGTCGCGGAAAATAAACCTTTGCTTTTTACCGGTGATACACTGTTTCTGGGCAGTATTGGCCGTACCGATCTTTGGGGTGGCGATTATGCTACGATTTTAAAATCTATTAAAACTAAACTGTTTGATTTTGATGCTCAAACGAAGGTCTATCCAGGCCATGGCCCTGCTACCACTCTAGGTCAAGAAAAGAATAGTAATCCCTTTTTGATTAATTTATAA
- a CDS encoding ATP-binding protein: protein MIARTLENSLTEWFRKKPRKPLVLRGARQVGKSTLVRNWARQQNLKLAEINLERHPRLDLIFQSNDIPRILRELEVLANLSLALPNVVLFLDEIQATPHALPALRYFYEEKPDLPVVAAGSLLEFILEKHSFSMPVGRIDYLHVGPLTFSEFLSALGEDQLVKILQGFQLGEKIPEMAHARLLERQREFLFVGGMPESVAVYQNTLSPLEARAVHRSILQTYQDDFSKYNTSQKFHLLLQKILDIFPKIVGQKVKYSKLSSDDRSVDVKMAIEMLTRARLLLPCYHSDCSGLPLKVGRDEKVYKLYFLDVGLFNYLCGLEWSDISKLNLRELVHEGYLAEQFIAQHLAYGSKGLEAPELFYWLRESKLGNAELDFVISLASKILPIEVKAGKSGSLKSIQQFVRQKQVKNTLRFDLNLPTIQPVSHKLTGPFHGGEEISFTLISWPLYLVERVKAISL from the coding sequence ATGATTGCAAGAACCTTAGAAAATTCCCTTACTGAATGGTTTCGAAAAAAGCCCAGAAAGCCGCTTGTTTTACGAGGGGCCAGGCAAGTGGGGAAGTCTACCCTCGTTCGTAACTGGGCCCGTCAACAGAATTTAAAATTAGCTGAGATTAATCTCGAACGTCATCCACGGTTAGATCTTATCTTTCAAAGCAATGATATTCCCAGAATCTTGCGAGAACTCGAGGTGCTTGCCAATCTCTCGCTTGCTTTGCCCAATGTGGTTTTATTTTTAGATGAAATTCAGGCCACTCCCCATGCCTTGCCTGCCTTGCGCTATTTTTATGAAGAAAAACCGGATTTGCCTGTTGTGGCCGCAGGGTCTTTGCTGGAATTTATTTTGGAAAAACACAGTTTTTCAATGCCAGTGGGAAGGATTGATTATTTACATGTAGGGCCTTTAACTTTCAGTGAATTTTTATCGGCTTTAGGTGAAGATCAGCTTGTCAAAATCCTGCAAGGGTTTCAACTTGGTGAGAAAATACCTGAAATGGCCCATGCGCGGTTGCTTGAGAGGCAACGGGAATTTTTATTTGTGGGGGGCATGCCTGAGAGCGTGGCTGTTTATCAAAACACTTTGAGTCCCCTTGAAGCGCGGGCGGTACACCGGTCTATCCTTCAAACTTATCAAGATGATTTTTCGAAATATAATACTTCTCAAAAATTTCATCTACTTCTTCAAAAGATTCTTGATATTTTCCCAAAGATTGTGGGTCAAAAAGTAAAATACTCGAAGCTTTCTTCGGATGATCGCTCAGTCGATGTAAAAATGGCGATTGAAATGTTAACCAGAGCGAGACTTCTTCTTCCTTGCTATCATAGCGATTGTTCGGGTTTACCTTTGAAAGTGGGGCGTGATGAAAAAGTTTATAAACTCTATTTTTTAGATGTTGGGTTGTTTAATTATTTATGTGGGTTGGAGTGGAGTGATATCTCAAAACTCAATTTAAGAGAACTGGTGCACGAAGGTTATTTGGCAGAGCAGTTTATTGCTCAGCATCTGGCTTATGGTTCAAAAGGCTTAGAAGCCCCTGAACTTTTTTATTGGTTGAGAGAAAGCAAATTAGGCAATGCAGAACTTGATTTTGTCATTTCTCTTGCCTCAAAAATTCTCCCTATTGAGGTAAAGGCAGGCAAAAGTGGAAGCTTAAAATCAATTCAACAATTTGTGCGACAAAAGCAGGTCAAAAATACCCTTCGGTTCGATTTAAATCTTCCCACTATTCAACCCGTTTCACATAAATTGACGGGTCCCTTCCATGGGGGAGAAGAAATCTCCTTTACCCTTATTTCGTGGCCACTTTATTTGGTGGAGAGGGTGAAGGCCATTTCCTTGTAA
- a CDS encoding GIY-YIG nuclease family protein, whose protein sequence is MKDHNYYVYIMTNINHSVLYTGVTNDITRRIYEHKNKTIPSSFTAKYNLTKLVYLEYFGDINEAISREKQIKGKSREKKILLIEVKNRGWQDLCEQWEMEDSSSLPNAGTLNDILL, encoded by the coding sequence ATGAAAGACCATAATTATTACGTTTATATTATGACTAATATCAATCACTCCGTCTTGTATACGGGTGTAACCAACGATATTACACGTCGCATTTATGAACATAAAAACAAAACTATCCCTAGTTCTTTTACTGCAAAGTATAATCTTACCAAGTTAGTTTATCTGGAATATTTTGGTGATATTAATGAAGCTATAAGTCGGGAAAAACAGATCAAGGGGAAATCGAGGGAGAAAAAAATTTTGTTAATTGAAGTTAAAAATAGAGGGTGGCAGGATCTATGTGAACAATGGGAAATGGAAGATTCATCGTCCCTGCCCAACGCAGGGACTCTGAATGACATCTTACTATGA